From Bacteroidota bacterium:
GTGTTACCGGAGGTGGAGGCATGGGCGGAGGCGGACAGATATTTAATATCGGCAAGTCGAAAGCAAATCTTTATGATAAGGACACCAAGGTAAATGTAACCTTTAATGATGTGGCCGGATTAGATGAAGCAAAAGAAGAAGTGATGGAGGTGGTTGACTTCTTGAAAAATCCAAAGAAATACACTTCCCTCGGTGGTAAAATTCCTAAAGGTGTTTTGCTAGTTGGTTCACCGGGAACAGGAAAAACCTTGTTGGCAAAAGCAATGGCAGGAGAAGCACAAGTGCCTTTCTTCAGTATCTCCGGATCCGATTTCGTGGAGATGTTTGTTGGTGTGGGTGCAAGCCGTGTGCGTGATCTGTTTAAACAAGCCAGAGAAAAAGCACCTTGTATTATTTTTATTGATGAGATAGATGCTATTGGTCGTGCTCGTGGAAAAAACATGATGCAAAGCAATGATGAAAGAGAAAATACATTGAATCAATTATTGGTGGAAATGGATGGTTTTGGAACAGATAAAGGAGTAATCATTCTTGCTGCAACCAACCGCCCTGATGTATTGGATCCGGCATTGTTGAGACCCGGTCGTTTTGATCGTCAGATATCTATTGATAAGCCGGACTTAAACGGCCGAGAGCAAATATTTAAAGTGCATTTGAAACCGGTGAAAGTTTCAGAAAATGTAGATCCGATGAAACTTGCTTTACAAACTCCGGGATTTGCCGGAGCTGAAATTGCAAACGTTTGTAATGAAGCGGCATTAATTGCAGCTCGTCGTGGAAAAAAGTTCGTGGAGATGCAAGATTTTAATGATGCTATTGACAGAGTAATTGGTGGATTGGAGAAAAAGAATAAACTCATCTCTCCTGATGAGAAAAAAATTATCGCTTACCATGAAGCCGGCCATGCTATTTGTGGTTGGTATTTAGAACATGCAGATCCATTGGTAAAAGTATCTATTGTACCTCGTGGAGTTGCAGCATTGGGCTATGCGCAATATATGCCGAAAGAACAATTTCTTTATACCACCGAGCAACTCAATGATATGATGTCAATGACTTTAGGTGGCAGAGCTGCGGAGGATATCATTTTTGGAAGAATAAGTACAGGTGCTCAAAACGATTTGGAGCGCATTACAAAAATGGCGTATGCAATGGTTACTGTGTATGGTATGAATGCCCGCATCGGACATATTTCTTTTAATGATCCGCAACAGGATTATCGTTTTGCAAAACCTTATAGCGAAGAATTAGCGAAGGCAATTGATGAAGAGGTGCGCAAAATTATTGATGCGGCTTATATCCGTACTAAAAAATTATTGACGGAGAAAAGACCTCAGTTGGAATTGGTGGCGCAGGAATTACTTTCCAAGGAAATTATTTATAAAGCAGACTTAGAAAGGCTAATTGGTGATCGCCCGTTTGAAGAACATAAAATGCATGAGGATCTTTCGAAGGTGAAAGTGGAAAAGGATCCCGAAACGGGAGATATCATTGTGGAGCATATTGATGAAGTGAAAGAGGAAGTGAAGTAATTATTTTTTAAAGAATAATAAAAAAAGCTGCATTGTAATTAATGCGGCTTTTTTTATGCGGGGATTCCGGAGATTTCGAACGGAGTGAGAAATAATCCGGAATCTGTTGAAATTTTACGCCGGCATTATTTGTAATTCTCTCGATGAGATTGCTTCGTTCCTCGCAATGACGCACGCCTTGAGTATTAGTCGTTCTCTTGATGATGCAGTCTTGTTCGGTTCTCCGTGGCAGGGGTCCGTCAGCTTCCCCAGCCCATTTGTGGTACTTGGCAACGGTTTCCGGGTTCAAATCCTTGGATGTTTGTTCTTCCTAATAGTATTATTTGCTTCTCGGATTTGCCCCGGAAAGACAACGTGGGGGTAAGGGATTTGCCCCGGCCTGCCTGCGGTAGCAGGAAAGACAGTCGTGGGGGATGGACAGTTTCCGGGTTCAAATCCTTGGATGTTTTGTATTCTTATTGGTGTTTAGTGCTTCTCGGATTTGCCCCGGAAAAGCTTCTTAGAAAGTTTCTTCAGCAATGAAGATTTCTTTTGGCGATCTTCTGCATATTCACCATAACCATAACCATAGCCGTAGCCATAGCCATAACCATAGCCATACGAATAACCATAATTTCCATAGGCAGCGCCACCACCAATGTCATTAATTACAATGGCGAGATTGTCAACGTTATTTGTTTTCTGTATGCGGTTTAATGTTTCAATAAAACCGATGCGACTATAATTTGCACGCAGAATAAAAATGGATAAATCTAATTGTGGCAAAACGGGAATAACATCGGAAACCAAGCCAACGGGTGAGTTATCAATTACCACTACATCGTACATGGTGCGCAATTTTTCAATTACCTCCAATGCTATATCCGAAACAATTAATTCCGCAGGATTTGGTGGAACAGGTCCAGAAGGTATCACATCAAAATGATGCTCCGTATCTGAAAGAATGCATTCTTCAATTGTGTTTTCACCTCTCAATATATTACTAATCCCACGATGATTTTTTACACCTAATGCTCTTGCAATTTTCGGCTTGCGCAAATCAAAATCTATCACAATTACTTTCTTGCCGAGGTTGGCAATTATCTGAGCAATGTTTACTCCGGTAAATGTTTTTCCTTCTCCACTCACGGTTGATGTAATAGCAATTGTTTTACCTCCATCACGAAAGCCATTCAGTTGTTGTGCAATATTAGTCCGCAGCACTCTGAATGATTCTGAAATCATAGACTGTGGATCTTGACTTACCACCACGACAGGCGTAATCATTTTCTCTTTTTTATAATGCGGTAATACACCAAGAATTGGAATATTTGTTTTTGATTCTATATCCGGTACTCCTAAAATTTTATCGTGAGTAATGTATTTGAGATATACAAAACCAAAAGAAAGCAACATACCCGCCATCAATGCAATACCCCAAATTTGCAATCTGTTGGGAGCCACCATTTCTGTTTTATCCGCTCTATCCAAAATCACATAATCGGAAATCATTCCTGCAAGTGTAATTTCATATTCCGATTGTTTTTCCAATAACAACAAGTAATATTTTTCTTTGATATCCGTAAGTCTTGTCAACCGCATAAACTCAGATTCCTGCTCTGGCAATAACAGAAACTGCGCTTCATATTTCTGCTCTTGTTCTGCTAAATATTGCTTGCGCACATTCAGTTTATCCTTTGCATTTACCAATGCCTCTTTAAAATTATTTTTTACATCATTGATTTGCTGATTCACTAATTTAAGTCGTGGATCACCTGCAGCAACACTTAACTCCAGCGCATCTTTTTGTTTTAGTAATTCGGTTAATGTATTAAAGTAAGGCGTGAAATTGTTAAACTTTAAATCACCAAAATATCCGGACAATGCATCCAGATTATTTACTTTATTATTTGTGTAATCCAATAACCATCCTAAACTTTTATCTTCCATCAACACTTCCAACTTCTGCGCATCCAGTTCTCTGAATTTCTCCATCAGATTTTGTTCTGCAATAGAAGGACTTATCAATTGATTATCTCTTTTGAATTCCTTCATGATATTTTCCTGCAGATACAATTCATTTTCCAAGGAGTCAATCTGATCCTGAATAAATTGAATAGTAAGATTTGCACTTTCCGATTTGCGTTTAAAACCATTTTCTACAATAGCATCGGTAATGGTATTAGTCACATCAATTGCACGAGCTCTATTGATATCTTTATACCGCACAAAAATTCTTCCGCCATACGCATTATCCACTTCAATTTTTAAGTTCTCCTTAATCAATTCCCATGCATAGGATTTGGTATTGTTGAGCACAAAATAAGATTTCCCCCAATGCTCTTTTTCCTCTCCGTTGATATCGGACTCGGTAACCATAATATTAAAAGCAGGTGTATTGTATTCTTTATCAAACGAAAAATTAAAATGCTCTTCATTTCCTTTCCATTCATAATTAAGTTGATAATTATCTGCATCATTTTTTTCGATATAAATCTTTTTGCCTATAACTGATGAGTCTAATATATCCGCTTTCACCATATAAGGATTGGCGGTATATTGATCTGCAATTTTTACCCGACCAACACCAAAATAAGAAACCTGAATAGGTAATTTTTCCAATGCTTTTATTTTATAGCCTTTGGATTCTATCAGCATCATTTCTTCATTCAATTTATCTATACTTGCTCCGCCTACAATAATCCCCAGGTCAACACTTTGATTTTTTGACTGATCGGTAAATTGTATATCCGCTCTTGTTTCAAATACCTGAGTACTGTATCGCACCACTAAAAATCCGGTAGTAATTGCAAGCGCAAAAAACACCAGAATCAACCAGCGATTTCCCCATGCAAGCACTAACAACAAACGCCAGTTTAAAGGTGCTTCATCCTCTTCAATATATCCGTTATTGGGTTGTTGATTTTGATTAGACTGCATTATCAATTTTGAAAGGACATGATAAATGAAACTACAAGAATTACAGTGGACACTGCGGTAAATATCGGAGCGAGTTCTCTGAAAAAACCGGCATTCAAACTTGGCTCTAAATAAATAATATCATCTGCTTTTACCAACTTACCTGATTCCATTAAACCCTCTACTGTAGAGAGATCAATCAATGTAATTGTTTGACCTACAGTACCTGCATTGCGAATTAATTTTACCCTGTATGTTCTACTCAAATCAGTAACACCACCTGCCGCTGCTATCGCTTCCATAATAGTCATGTTTTGATTGTTCATCAACACCACTTTGGCATCTTCATTTCCACGATAAACCAACACTCTTCTATTCGTAACCCGCAATTGAATGTATGGACTGATATAATTTTCTTTATACTTTTCTGCAAGTAATAATTCCGCTTCACGTTCTGTCAATCCGAATAAATTCACCTGACCAATCATCGGCAGATAGGCAACACCATTTGCATTTACATCGTAATCAAGTGCCATGTCCTGAATACGGGTAGAGCCTCCGGCATTTGTATAAATAATCGGATCAATTAATTTATAACCGTTGTTTGAAAAAATCAATAATTCAAATCTATCACCTGGACGAATGCGATAATCATTGGGTAATGAATCCGTAAGTGTGGTGTAGGGATAATCCTTCTCTGAGGTATATAATTTACTTGGATTAAGTAAGCGACATGAACTTGCAGATACAGCAAGAAAAATTAAAAGTAGAAGATAATTTCTGTGCTTAGATAATCCGTGAAATTTTGAATAATGATTTGAATTCAAAATAGATATTTGCTCTTGTTGATTGGGTTAAAACTGGAATTACGCAAAAATGCAAAAAGTAGGGCGGTTTAGGTAATTAGTTGTGCGCATGGCTGTGGGTTTAGTGAATAATGGGTATGCAATTACGCCGACCGCACTAATGAAAGCGGTTTAATATCCATCCATTCATAATGGGAATTATTGCTGATGAATTCAGGAACCATTTTTTTAAGTGCCTTCACTAATTTTTCAGCATCATTTTCATCATAGGCATGTTTCAATTCATCAATGCAATGTATAATATGATGATTGTCCACATCACGCACGGAAGCAATCATGATTTTTGGATTATCTGTTGGCAATGCATTTTCCAAATCACCGAGTAATTCCTCATGCAGTTTTTCACCCGGTCTTAAT
This genomic window contains:
- the ftsH gene encoding ATP-dependent zinc metalloprotease FtsH, with amino-acid sequence MSIEQNNKPKPQGNKKFNFYWIYGAIAVFLISLQFFPFGGSPVKLNDLQKLNQEMLQPGDIDRIEIVNDKFAEIYIKEDRLTKDLYKNDKVPETGPQYEMEVGVSGQFENRLAEFQKETSEQDKIYATHVTRRDWGPTIISWLLPLFLLIAVWLFVMRRVTGGGGMGGGGQIFNIGKSKANLYDKDTKVNVTFNDVAGLDEAKEEVMEVVDFLKNPKKYTSLGGKIPKGVLLVGSPGTGKTLLAKAMAGEAQVPFFSISGSDFVEMFVGVGASRVRDLFKQAREKAPCIIFIDEIDAIGRARGKNMMQSNDERENTLNQLLVEMDGFGTDKGVIILAATNRPDVLDPALLRPGRFDRQISIDKPDLNGREQIFKVHLKPVKVSENVDPMKLALQTPGFAGAEIANVCNEAALIAARRGKKFVEMQDFNDAIDRVIGGLEKKNKLISPDEKKIIAYHEAGHAICGWYLEHADPLVKVSIVPRGVAALGYAQYMPKEQFLYTTEQLNDMMSMTLGGRAAEDIIFGRISTGAQNDLERITKMAYAMVTVYGMNARIGHISFNDPQQDYRFAKPYSEELAKAIDEEVRKIIDAAYIRTKKLLTEKRPQLELVAQELLSKEIIYKADLERLIGDRPFEEHKMHEDLSKVKVEKDPETGDIIVEHIDEVKEEVK
- a CDS encoding polysaccharide biosynthesis/export family protein, encoding MNSNHYSKFHGLSKHRNYLLLLIFLAVSASSCRLLNPSKLYTSEKDYPYTTLTDSLPNDYRIRPGDRFELLIFSNNGYKLIDPIIYTNAGGSTRIQDMALDYDVNANGVAYLPMIGQVNLFGLTEREAELLLAEKYKENYISPYIQLRVTNRRVLVYRGNEDAKVVLMNNQNMTIMEAIAAAGGVTDLSRTYRVKLIRNAGTVGQTITLIDLSTVEGLMESGKLVKADDIIYLEPSLNAGFFRELAPIFTAVSTVILVVSFIMSFQN
- a CDS encoding polysaccharide biosynthesis tyrosine autokinase, translating into MQSNQNQQPNNGYIEEDEAPLNWRLLLVLAWGNRWLILVFFALAITTGFLVVRYSTQVFETRADIQFTDQSKNQSVDLGIIVGGASIDKLNEEMMLIESKGYKIKALEKLPIQVSYFGVGRVKIADQYTANPYMVKADILDSSVIGKKIYIEKNDADNYQLNYEWKGNEEHFNFSFDKEYNTPAFNIMVTESDINGEEKEHWGKSYFVLNNTKSYAWELIKENLKIEVDNAYGGRIFVRYKDINRARAIDVTNTITDAIVENGFKRKSESANLTIQFIQDQIDSLENELYLQENIMKEFKRDNQLISPSIAEQNLMEKFRELDAQKLEVLMEDKSLGWLLDYTNNKVNNLDALSGYFGDLKFNNFTPYFNTLTELLKQKDALELSVAAGDPRLKLVNQQINDVKNNFKEALVNAKDKLNVRKQYLAEQEQKYEAQFLLLPEQESEFMRLTRLTDIKEKYYLLLLEKQSEYEITLAGMISDYVILDRADKTEMVAPNRLQIWGIALMAGMLLSFGFVYLKYITHDKILGVPDIESKTNIPILGVLPHYKKEKMITPVVVVSQDPQSMISESFRVLRTNIAQQLNGFRDGGKTIAITSTVSGEGKTFTGVNIAQIIANLGKKVIVIDFDLRKPKIARALGVKNHRGISNILRGENTIEECILSDTEHHFDVIPSGPVPPNPAELIVSDIALEVIEKLRTMYDVVVIDNSPVGLVSDVIPVLPQLDLSIFILRANYSRIGFIETLNRIQKTNNVDNLAIVINDIGGGAAYGNYGYSYGYGYGYGYGYGYGYGEYAEDRQKKSSLLKKLSKKLFRGKSEKH